In Coleofasciculus chthonoplastes PCC 7420, the genomic window TATAACTTTATACTTTTAACACGACTACTTGTTTTTTCCCTTAATCCAGCTAGAATGAACCCACTCTAACCGATAAGGGTGGCACTTCGCTACGCGCCGCTTCGCTAGCGTGAGAGTGAGGGAAGATGTTCAGATAGACTGGGATGACATTCACCCGCTTGTCTGACCCAGTTGTCTGAAGGTTGGTTATGATTCAGTAAATTCTGAAGAACTACGTAGAATAACTAAATTAGCTGCATAATTGTTAATATAGGGTTTTTTTGATGGTTTAGCCTATAAAATCAGGACAAGCCGTCAAGGTGGGTGCGGAGGATTGTTTAAGGAATGCATTGTGTTTTCTAATCTTTATCACGCTTTTCAATCGATCCAAGCTTGGATCAAGTATCCCCCAAGGCAAGCAGCACTAACCCAAAAAATCGTTGATCGCATCCGTAATTCCCTGGAATTGCAAGTTGTTGTGCAAACAGCCGTAGACGAAATTGCGGCGTTGCTTCGACTTGATTGTTGTAGTTTTTTCTGGTACTGGGAAGAACGGGGACAAGTTGAGATTGTCTGCGAACGTCGTCAGCATGAGCATCAGCCCTCGTATTTGGGAGAGTATCCCCTAGAATGTTTTGGTACTATGGCAAGAGCGATCGCCGAAGGGAAACGGATCGTTAATCGTGGCACAGCGCACTTGACACCCACAGGACTAAGGTGGAGAATTCAACAGCTTTTACAGAAATCCTCTGCCAATCCCCCATCCCTCATTCCCAATCCCTCCCCCTGGGACTATAAAGCCAGCTTATTGATTCCCGTCACAGGTAAAGAAAACGGAATTGGGTTTATTGCTTGTCTTTGTGAACAACCTCGGTTTTGGGCAACTCCAGAAATTCAATTTTTAGAGTCGATCGCGGAATCCTTAGAAATTGGTATCCGTCAAGCTCAACTCTATGAACAAACCCAGAACCAAGCCATTCGGGAGCAACTCGTTAATCATATTACCAGCCAAACTCGCCAGAGTTTTGATCCCCAGACCATATTAACCGAAGCAATTAGCCATCTGCGTTCAGCCTTGGAAGTGGATCGATGTTTGGTGCATTTAGTCGAGGATTACCAAACTTCAGATCTGCCAGTCGTCAACTCAGAAACCGCCGCTACCTGTAATGGTGAGTCATTAAACCGGGATCATCTCTATGAGGTGTATCGCCAACCCTTTACCCCTTGTAAAGACACATTTAATCCCCAAGGACCAATTACGCAGTGGATTATTCAGCACCGACGGGCGGTAGTGATTCCCGACGTAACCCAAGATGAACGGATTGATACCAACAACGAAGAATACCAGTCTGCCCACATCAAATCCTCATTAGTGGTTCCGGTTCAAGCCCATGGTAAACTCTATGCCATTTTGTTCCTCAATCAATGTGCTTACATTCGCTATTGGTCAAAACACGATCAAGAACTGGCACAAGCTGTCGCCGATCAACTCGCTATTTCCCTGCAACAGGCATATTTATATACCCGCACCCAGCAACAAGCGGCACATAATGCTATGCAAGCCCAAAAACTAGCAGAAATGATCGAAGAACTGCGGCTGACCCAAGTCCAACTGATTCAAAGTGAAAAAATGTCCAGTTTAGGTAGAATGGTGGCTGGGGTGGCTCATGAAATCAATAATCCCATTAGTTTCATCTATGGCAATATTCCTTACTTAGAAAATTATGTCAATGACTTGCTGCGTTTAGTGCAAGCCTACCAAACTGAATATCCCAACCCCTCACCGAGGCTGGAAAATATCTTGGAGGAGGTAGAAATTGAATTTTTAAGCAAGGACTTACCAAAAATTTTGCAATCCATGCAATCGGGAACCCGGCGAATTCAGGAAATCGTCCAGTTATTGCAGAGATTTTCGCGGCACAACGAAGCCTCCTTGAAACTGATTGATATCAACGTGGCATTGGAAAATACGTTATTAATCCTGCACAACCAATGCATCAATACGATTACCATAGAACGGCATTACGATAACCTCCCTCATGTCGAATGTTACCCTAAGCCGATCAATCAAGTATTTCTCAATCTTCTGACGAATGCCATTGAAGCACTCAATCGTTCACCCAATTCTGATAAAATGATTACCCTGCGAACGCAATGGAAACCGAGCATCCATTCCTCGGATGAGGATCGGGTAGAAATTAGTATCGCTGACAATGGTGTAGGCATTAATCCAGAGGTTCTCTCAAGTATCTTTGAGCCATTTTTCACAACCAAAGCTGTTGGAGAAGGTCGAGGTTTGGGTTTAACCGTGACCTATCAAACCATTGTTAATCAACACCAGGGGCAACTAGACGTGCGATCGCAACCGGGTCAAGGGACTGAGTTTATTTTGCAAATCCCCGTGCGCCATCATCATGCCCTAAAATCGAGTCCCTCGTCCTCTCAATCCCCCACTCCTGCTTCTGACTTGTCACGGGAAGTCGCTAAACCAAGTTGACAGGAGAGATGGGGAGATGGAGAGATGGGGAAGATGGGGAAGATGGGGAAGATGGGGAAGAATTTTCTCAGTCAATGGTTAACAGCCAACACTCTTGCACTCAAAACTCGGTAGGGGCGAGTTTTGTCACATCCTTTGTCAGGTAAGAAATGATAATAGTCAAACTTGCTCCTACACAAAACTAAAAACTCAAAACGCAAATATCTGCCAAACGCTTATGAATGCTGTCTCTCGTTCTGTTCCAATTCAACGTCATCCTTCTCGCCAAGTTCCGGTTTCCTCGAAAAGGCGGTCATCTCGATCAAGCCCTGTGTCCCCCTTGGCCTCTAGAACCAGTCGCCAAAAGGTAGAAAGGCTTGACACCTCACGAGAACGGACTCCTGGCTGGTTGCGATCGCTGATGATTCTGCAACGCGGTTCGGATGTGATCACGCTGATCCTGGGTATTGTGACACTAACCATTTATTCCTGGACTGTATATACCCAGCAGCAGTGGACGCAAGAATACCGAAAATTGGGAACGCTCCAGCGGAATGAGCGTGATCTGACAACAACGAATGAAATCATCAAAGATCAACTCGCTCAACAAGCGGAACGCCCTGCCACAGGTTTGGTAACACCTACTACTGCCAATACCCTTTTGCTCTCTCCGGCACCTCAGCGCCCATTCCAGGAATCTCCGAATCAGACGCCTGATCAAGAAACCCTGGCAAAGACTCCTTTGGGATATTGAGGTAACACACACAAGTGCAGAAGGAGCTGGGGGAGCTGGGGCAGCAATTTAGAGACGTGCCATGGCGCGTCTGGAAGCTGGGGGAGCAGAGAAAGAAAAGATTTAATTAGAGCTTATCCCAACCCGATTGGGAGTAGAAGAGTACAAGGGCAGAGGAGACTATTGCGCCCAGCGAATCGGTGACACTCATTGTTTGGGTCAAGTCGTAGAGGTTACTCGGGCAGGATGAATGATCGAATGCAAAACTCAAAACTCAAAACTCAAAACTCAACACATTTTCAACGCCCTGGGTTTAGATTGCTGTTAATTTGGGTAATCATGATGGCAGGGAGTTTTGGGCTTTTATTCAATTTATATCGGCTGCAAGTCGTCATCTCACCTAGCTTGGAAGAAAAAGCAAGGCAACAGCAGATGATTTATATGCGCCCGTTTATTCCGCGTCGTCCAATAGTTGACCGTAATGGTAATGTTTTGGCTGTGGATCGGCGCGTCTATACCCTTTACGTTCATCCCAAACTGTTTAAGCTATCCAAAGTCACTATAGCGACTCAGCTAGCGCCAATTTTGGACAAGTCGTCTACTGACTTGGAAACGCTATTTAATAAAAGAAATACAGGGATTCAAGTTAGCGGGTCATTAACAGAAGATACAGCGAACAAAATTGCTCAATTAAGTTTGGATGGGATCGAACTGATTCCCAAATATTCTCGCCTTTATCCTCAGCAAGAGTTAGCCGCCGATGTGGTTGGGTATGTCAATGTTGATCATCAAGGTCAGGCAGGAATTGAGTATTCTCAGGAAAAATTATTAGAACGAGAAATTCGCACGCTGCGAATGAGTCGGGCAGGTAATGGTACATTGATGCCGGATCATATTCCAGAAGGGTTTCTCCACTCAGATGATCTGCGGTTGCAACTGACTCTAGATAGTCGCTTACAACGTGCGGCACGTTCTGCCCTTAAGCAAAAAATTAAGGAATTTAATGCCAAACGAGGTACTGTAATTGTTATGGATGCCTTGGATGGTTCCTTGTTGGTGTTAGTCTCAGAACCAACCTATAACCCGAATCAATATTCGACCTCTGAAATTAGTTTGTTTAAAAATTGGGCATTGGCAGATTTGTATGAACCGGGTTCCACATTTAAGCCTTTGAATGTAGCGATCGCGCTGGAATCTGGGGTAGTTCGTCCTGATAGTTTATTTAATGATACGGGTTCGATTCAGATC contains:
- a CDS encoding GAF domain-containing sensor histidine kinase; this translates as MFSNLYHAFQSIQAWIKYPPRQAALTQKIVDRIRNSLELQVVVQTAVDEIAALLRLDCCSFFWYWEERGQVEIVCERRQHEHQPSYLGEYPLECFGTMARAIAEGKRIVNRGTAHLTPTGLRWRIQQLLQKSSANPPSLIPNPSPWDYKASLLIPVTGKENGIGFIACLCEQPRFWATPEIQFLESIAESLEIGIRQAQLYEQTQNQAIREQLVNHITSQTRQSFDPQTILTEAISHLRSALEVDRCLVHLVEDYQTSDLPVVNSETAATCNGESLNRDHLYEVYRQPFTPCKDTFNPQGPITQWIIQHRRAVVIPDVTQDERIDTNNEEYQSAHIKSSLVVPVQAHGKLYAILFLNQCAYIRYWSKHDQELAQAVADQLAISLQQAYLYTRTQQQAAHNAMQAQKLAEMIEELRLTQVQLIQSEKMSSLGRMVAGVAHEINNPISFIYGNIPYLENYVNDLLRLVQAYQTEYPNPSPRLENILEEVEIEFLSKDLPKILQSMQSGTRRIQEIVQLLQRFSRHNEASLKLIDINVALENTLLILHNQCINTITIERHYDNLPHVECYPKPINQVFLNLLTNAIEALNRSPNSDKMITLRTQWKPSIHSSDEDRVEISIADNGVGINPEVLSSIFEPFFTTKAVGEGRGLGLTVTYQTIVNQHQGQLDVRSQPGQGTEFILQIPVRHHHALKSSPSSSQSPTPASDLSREVAKPS
- a CDS encoding peptidoglycan D,D-transpeptidase FtsI family protein, translating into MQNSKLKTQNSTHFQRPGFRLLLIWVIMMAGSFGLLFNLYRLQVVISPSLEEKARQQQMIYMRPFIPRRPIVDRNGNVLAVDRRVYTLYVHPKLFKLSKVTIATQLAPILDKSSTDLETLFNKRNTGIQVSGSLTEDTANKIAQLSLDGIELIPKYSRLYPQQELAADVVGYVNVDHQGQAGIEYSQEKLLEREIRTLRMSRAGNGTLMPDHIPEGFLHSDDLRLQLTLDSRLQRAARSALKQKIKEFNAKRGTVIVMDALDGSLLVLVSEPTYNPNQYSTSEISLFKNWALADLYEPGSTFKPLNVAIALESGVVRPDSLFNDTGSIQIGRWPIANYDKKAHGMINPAQILQHSSNVGMVRMMQQMQPEVYYGWLERLGLGQRLETDLPFETAGQLKNQRKFTSSPIEPATTAFGQGFSLTPLQLAQLHATLANGGKLVMPYMVQGLFDSQGQLYWQPRLSAPRPIFSPETSQKVLEMMETVVSQGTGKTAQISGYRVAGKTGTAQKASPTGGYFTNAKITSFVGILSVDSPRYVVMAVVDEPKGNAFGSTVAAPIVKSVMEALIAIEQIPPSQPKVATE